A genomic region of Desulfovibrio sp. contains the following coding sequences:
- a CDS encoding RsmG family class I SAM-dependent methyltransferase — translation MQRQSVDRKELARLVAASGAEVPQSALEPLAEYLEMLCQWNKAMNLVGPHTWQDMLTRLAVDSFHLAGFLDKLNLPEAPLCWDLGAGAGLPGIPLRMAWTRGAYYMIEVREKRALFISSVLSRLQLPSTHVFRGPVEHFFQGQYYKADCILSRAFMPWRQLLDLASPRLHDNGVLVVLALEPAPSELPAPWRLVEQHSYVVGGHGRWFWALAPSAGAERLTYDAATHQAG, via the coding sequence ATGCAGCGACAATCGGTTGACAGAAAAGAATTGGCGCGTCTGGTGGCGGCCTCGGGCGCGGAAGTGCCGCAATCGGCCCTGGAGCCGCTGGCGGAATATCTTGAAATGCTCTGCCAGTGGAACAAGGCCATGAATCTGGTCGGCCCGCACACCTGGCAGGATATGCTTACGCGGCTGGCCGTGGACAGCTTTCATCTGGCCGGGTTTCTGGACAAGCTCAATCTGCCCGAAGCTCCCCTGTGCTGGGATCTTGGCGCGGGCGCTGGTCTGCCGGGCATTCCCCTGCGTATGGCCTGGACGCGCGGCGCATACTATATGATAGAAGTGCGCGAAAAGCGCGCCCTGTTCATCTCCAGTGTACTTTCCCGCCTTCAGTTGCCCTCCACCCACGTATTCAGAGGGCCGGTGGAGCATTTTTTTCAGGGGCAGTATTACAAGGCGGACTGCATCCTGAGCCGCGCCTTCATGCCTTGGCGGCAACTGCTTGACCTCGCCAGCCCCAGACTGCACGATAACGGCGTTCTGGTCGTGCTGGCGCTTGAGCCAGCCCCCAGCGAGCTGCCAGCGCCCTGGCGTCTGGTGGAGCAGCACTCCTATGTTGTAGGCGGGCACGGGCGATGGTTCTGGGCGCTTGCCCCCAGCGCAGGTGCCGAGCGGCTGACCTATGATGCCGCAACGCACCAGGCTGGCTAG
- a CDS encoding ACP S-malonyltransferase has translation MTQAVLLFPGQGSQESGMGRDLAEASSDAMNLWKQAERISGLPLREIYWEGDDAAMSDTRALQPALTVVNLNLWSAVAARANVCGAAGHSLGEFSAMAAAGVLSAESALELTALRGRLMAEADPDGKGGMAALLKLDQPAIEEIVAETVAQCGELLLVANYNTPGQLVISGAKAAVALACQKAKERKGRGLELKVSGAFHSPMMAEANKELAPLLRKAVWSKPKFPVYCNAHGKAVTDGESARESLLVQMTSSVQWIDTVRNQYADGARRWLELGPKAVLGKMVAPCLAGTATAEDLAIELVNNAETAAAFAG, from the coding sequence ATGACACAAGCCGTTTTGCTCTTTCCCGGCCAGGGCTCGCAAGAGTCGGGCATGGGCCGCGATCTGGCCGAGGCTTCTTCTGACGCCATGAACCTCTGGAAGCAGGCCGAGCGCATCAGTGGCCTGCCCCTGCGCGAAATTTACTGGGAAGGTGATGATGCCGCCATGAGCGACACCCGCGCCCTTCAGCCCGCCCTCACCGTGGTGAACCTGAACCTCTGGAGTGCGGTTGCCGCGCGCGCCAACGTGTGCGGCGCAGCCGGGCACAGCCTTGGCGAGTTCAGCGCCATGGCCGCCGCTGGCGTGCTTTCTGCCGAGAGCGCCCTTGAGCTTACAGCCCTGCGCGGCCGCCTCATGGCCGAGGCCGATCCCGACGGCAAGGGCGGCATGGCCGCGCTGCTCAAGCTGGATCAGCCCGCCATTGAAGAAATTGTGGCCGAAACAGTTGCCCAGTGCGGCGAGCTTTTGCTGGTGGCCAACTACAACACCCCCGGCCAGCTTGTTATCAGCGGGGCCAAGGCAGCCGTGGCCCTGGCCTGCCAGAAGGCCAAGGAACGCAAGGGCCGTGGCCTTGAACTCAAGGTCAGCGGCGCGTTCCACAGCCCCATGATGGCCGAGGCCAACAAGGAGCTTGCCCCCCTGCTGCGCAAGGCCGTGTGGAGCAAACCCAAATTCCCCGTGTACTGCAATGCTCACGGCAAGGCTGTGACAGATGGCGAAAGCGCCCGCGAAAGCCTGCTGGTGCAAATGACATCCTCCGTGCAGTGGATAGACACGGTGCGCAACCAGTATGCCGACGGCGCGCGCCGCTGGCTGGAGCTTGGCCCCAAGGCCGTGCTTGGCAAGATGGTGGCCCCCTGCCTCGCAGGAACCGCCACGGCGGAAGACCTTGCCATTGAGCTCGTTAACAACGCCGAAACAGCGGCGGCCTTTGCAGGATAG
- the argS gene encoding arginine--tRNA ligase: MRAIDTLRTALKAIIEEEGLAWPVKTVIEPPRDPKHGDLSVNSAMLLAKEAKANPRELAQKFAQKLVERCPEVSHAEAAGPGFCNVTFTQDFWHGTVADIEAAGKEYGKSTGGAGKKVLLEYVSANPTGPLHVGHGRGAAVGDSLARLLRVAGYDVNTEYYINDAGRQMRLLGLSVWLRAKELAGKPVTWPEDYYKGGYIIDIAREMLDANPALVELPDAEGQDVCYDKAMNDILNGIKDDLNEFRVEHQRWFSEKTLVEGGAVAAAFDALDSAGYTYEKDNAYWFATENLGDDKNRVLRKSDGSLTYFASDIAYHHDKFQRGYDWLIDIWGADHHGYIPRMRAAITAMGKTQDSFDVVLIQLVNLLREGQPVSMSTRAGTFETLADVIKEVGVDAARFMFLSRKSDSPLDFDLELAKQRSLDNPVYYVQYAHARICAVLRRAEERGFVLPAKADAELLHGLDTPEDMALLRKAATFEDMLASAAKSLGVHHVSTYLTELAGQLHSYYAKHQVLLADDAPRTLARLALLRSIGQVLRNGLDVLGVSAPESM; this comes from the coding sequence ATGCGCGCCATTGACACCCTGCGCACGGCCCTCAAGGCCATCATTGAAGAAGAAGGCCTTGCCTGGCCCGTCAAAACCGTGATTGAACCGCCCCGCGACCCCAAGCACGGCGATCTTTCCGTCAACTCCGCCATGCTGCTCGCCAAGGAAGCCAAGGCCAACCCCCGCGAGCTCGCGCAAAAATTCGCCCAGAAGCTTGTGGAGCGTTGCCCCGAGGTGTCCCATGCCGAAGCCGCTGGCCCCGGATTCTGCAACGTGACCTTCACGCAGGATTTCTGGCACGGCACCGTGGCCGACATTGAAGCTGCGGGCAAGGAGTACGGCAAGAGCACGGGCGGCGCAGGCAAAAAGGTGCTGCTGGAGTATGTTTCCGCCAATCCCACCGGTCCCCTGCACGTGGGGCACGGGCGCGGCGCGGCCGTGGGCGACAGCCTTGCCCGGCTGCTGCGCGTGGCGGGTTATGACGTTAACACCGAGTATTACATCAACGATGCCGGCCGTCAGATGCGTCTGCTGGGCCTTTCTGTGTGGTTGCGCGCCAAGGAACTGGCCGGAAAGCCCGTCACCTGGCCCGAAGACTACTACAAGGGCGGCTACATCATCGACATCGCCCGCGAAATGCTGGATGCCAACCCCGCCCTCGTGGAACTGCCCGACGCCGAAGGCCAGGACGTGTGCTACGACAAAGCCATGAACGACATTCTGAACGGCATCAAGGACGACCTCAACGAATTCCGCGTGGAGCACCAGCGCTGGTTCTCTGAAAAAACCCTTGTGGAAGGCGGGGCCGTTGCCGCGGCTTTTGACGCGCTGGATTCCGCCGGGTATACGTATGAGAAAGACAATGCCTACTGGTTTGCCACCGAGAATCTGGGCGACGACAAAAACCGTGTGCTGCGCAAGTCGGACGGCAGCCTGACCTACTTTGCCTCCGACATCGCCTACCATCACGACAAGTTTCAGCGCGGCTACGACTGGCTCATTGATATCTGGGGCGCGGATCACCACGGCTACATCCCCCGCATGCGCGCGGCCATCACGGCCATGGGCAAAACGCAGGACAGCTTTGACGTGGTGCTTATCCAGCTCGTGAACCTGCTTCGTGAGGGCCAGCCCGTGAGCATGTCCACCCGCGCGGGTACCTTTGAGACCCTGGCCGATGTCATCAAGGAAGTGGGCGTTGACGCGGCGCGCTTCATGTTTCTTTCGCGCAAGAGCGACAGCCCGCTGGACTTTGACCTCGAGCTTGCCAAGCAGCGCAGCCTCGACAACCCGGTGTACTATGTGCAGTACGCCCACGCGCGCATCTGCGCCGTGCTGCGCCGGGCTGAAGAACGCGGCTTCGTGCTGCCCGCCAAGGCCGATGCGGAGCTGCTGCACGGGCTGGATACGCCCGAAGACATGGCCCTGCTGCGCAAGGCCGCCACGTTTGAAGACATGCTGGCCTCCGCCGCCAAATCGCTTGGCGTCCACCACGTGAGCACCTACCTCACGGAACTGGCCGGGCAGCTGCACAGCTACTATGCCAAACATCAGGTGCTGCTGGCCGATGACGCGCCCCGCACCCTGGCCCGCCTTGCCCTGCTGCGTTCCATTGGTCAGGTGTTGCGCAACGGTCTGGACGTGCTTGGCGTGAGCGCCCCGGAAAGCATGTAA
- a CDS encoding SPOR domain-containing protein: MAAPLRKPRKSVVSQPSGEKRRFVIRLSGPMLALLGVILAVAVGWSFFMGFMVGRGQNPETRVEQMTSMISKDAPKAKPAPDAPAPDASAPAAQGETADAQNPAPGAEENQATPAGAPQPGKPGQDQKGQKAAAQPPQGKQGQQSPQGAYPFAQPSGNSLAAWGIKPGANQNAQDQGTQANAQTGAQAAKPAPAKTGPQFDYVYQVAAFKSDEDANKLRTRLEGKGLRTRTQKNGKLVLVMISIRGTEDDAFNLREDLRHMRLGVPIQVSQKPVSNKPQKSGR, translated from the coding sequence ATGGCCGCCCCCTTACGTAAACCACGCAAATCCGTTGTTTCCCAGCCTTCGGGCGAGAAACGCCGCTTTGTTATCCGCCTTTCGGGGCCAATGCTTGCACTGCTGGGCGTAATCCTTGCGGTTGCCGTGGGCTGGTCATTTTTCATGGGATTCATGGTCGGACGCGGGCAAAATCCTGAAACGCGCGTGGAGCAGATGACCAGCATGATCTCCAAGGACGCGCCCAAGGCCAAGCCTGCACCGGACGCTCCCGCGCCTGATGCGTCAGCCCCGGCGGCTCAGGGCGAAACCGCCGATGCCCAGAATCCGGCCCCCGGCGCTGAGGAAAATCAGGCTACGCCCGCAGGCGCGCCCCAACCCGGCAAACCGGGGCAGGATCAAAAGGGGCAGAAAGCAGCCGCCCAACCGCCGCAGGGCAAACAGGGGCAGCAATCCCCGCAGGGGGCCTATCCCTTTGCACAGCCTTCGGGCAACAGTCTGGCGGCCTGGGGCATCAAGCCCGGCGCCAACCAGAATGCACAGGACCAGGGCACTCAAGCCAACGCGCAAACGGGCGCGCAGGCCGCAAAGCCCGCCCCTGCCAAGACAGGCCCGCAGTTTGATTATGTCTATCAGGTGGCCGCATTCAAATCTGACGAAGACGCGAACAAACTGCGCACACGCCTGGAAGGCAAGGGCCTGCGCACACGCACCCAGAAAAATGGCAAGCTTGTGCTGGTTATGATCAGCATTCGCGGCACGGAAGACGACGCCTTCAACCTGCGTGAAGACCTGCGCCACATGAGGCTGGGCGTACCCATTCAGGTTTCGCAAAAACCTGTTTCAAACAAACCGCAAAAATCAGGGCGGTGA
- a CDS encoding ABC transporter permease — protein MTATETFGDFLRKIGRPCLNGIDALGNTALFMLEGLAQIFASPKIFPRTMQQLFVIGSKSLFLIMLIGVFCGMVLGLQGYYTLVKFGSVGMLGSAVSLTLIRELGPVLTAIMLTGRAGSSMTAEIGVMRITDQIDALDVMDINSMGYLVSPRLLASLIAFPLLTAVFDVIGIIGGYLTGVLMLGINEGAYFYRITSSVTATDVNGGFIKAVLFGLLVTTICCRQGYYTNKRRDSVGPEAVGNATTSAVVISCVLILAADYIVTSFLL, from the coding sequence ATGACCGCAACCGAAACTTTCGGCGATTTTCTGCGCAAGATAGGCCGCCCCTGTCTGAACGGCATAGACGCTCTTGGCAACACGGCCCTGTTCATGCTTGAAGGGCTGGCCCAGATATTTGCCAGCCCCAAGATTTTTCCGCGCACCATGCAGCAGCTCTTTGTCATCGGCTCCAAGTCGCTCTTCCTCATCATGCTGATCGGCGTGTTCTGCGGCATGGTGCTGGGGCTTCAGGGCTACTACACCCTGGTAAAGTTCGGCTCGGTGGGCATGCTTGGCTCTGCCGTGTCGCTGACACTCATTCGCGAGCTTGGGCCGGTGCTCACGGCCATCATGCTCACAGGCCGCGCCGGGTCTTCCATGACGGCAGAAATTGGCGTCATGCGCATCACCGACCAGATCGACGCCCTGGACGTCATGGATATCAATTCCATGGGCTATCTGGTCAGCCCGCGCCTGCTGGCATCGCTCATCGCCTTCCCGCTGCTGACAGCGGTATTTGATGTTATCGGCATCATCGGCGGCTATCTCACGGGCGTGCTCATGCTGGGCATCAACGAGGGCGCGTATTTTTACCGCATCACAAGCTCGGTGACGGCAACGGACGTGAACGGCGGCTTTATCAAGGCCGTGCTCTTTGGCCTGCTTGTGACCACCATCTGCTGCCGCCAGGGCTATTACACCAACAAGAGGCGCGACAGCGTTGGCCCGGAGGCCGTGGGCAACGCCACCACCTCCGCCGTGGTTATTTCCTGCGTGCTGATTCTCGCGGCTGACTACATTGTCACCTCATTTTTGCTGTAA
- the ruvC gene encoding crossover junction endodeoxyribonuclease RuvC: protein MQSVTVIGIDPGSQRTGWGVVREISGVLQLVDCGVVRTASAGKEFSDRLARIYHELSGVLARLKPEEAAIEQVFTAKNAASALKLGQARGVAVAACAAHGLTISDYEPTLVKKSLVGTGRAEKEQVAFMVQRLLNVKNANWALDTSDALAVAVCHLTVRRFAALAGK from the coding sequence ATGCAGTCTGTAACTGTCATCGGCATCGACCCCGGCTCCCAACGCACGGGCTGGGGCGTGGTGCGCGAAATTTCGGGCGTGCTGCAACTGGTGGACTGCGGCGTTGTGCGCACGGCCTCGGCGGGAAAGGAATTTTCTGACCGCCTCGCCCGCATCTACCATGAGCTTTCAGGGGTTCTGGCCCGCCTCAAGCCGGAAGAAGCCGCCATCGAGCAGGTCTTTACCGCCAAGAACGCGGCTTCGGCCCTCAAGCTTGGTCAGGCGCGGGGTGTTGCCGTGGCCGCCTGTGCGGCGCACGGCCTCACCATCAGCGATTACGAGCCGACCCTTGTCAAAAAATCCCTTGTGGGCACGGGCCGGGCAGAGAAGGAACAGGTGGCCTTTATGGTGCAGCGCCTACTCAATGTCAAAAACGCCAACTGGGCGCTGGATACCTCCGACGCGCTGGCTGTGGCCGTATGCCACCTGACCGTACGCCGCTTTGCCGCTCTGGCGGGCAAGTAG
- a CDS encoding flavodoxin family protein: MKVLAINGSPRKNGNTALLLHEALAPLLEAGWDVESVQLGGKKIQGCRGCGKCAELKNGRCVFDNDILNELLQKMLAADAMILGTPCYFTDMSAELKALVDRAGYVAYVNGGLFQGKIGAAVVAAGRAGATHAYDSINHMFLMSKMLVPGSTYWNVGFGHAEGEAAKDAFALENMRHLGRAIDWLGKAVIPYMAEYPAA; the protein is encoded by the coding sequence ATGAAGGTATTGGCCATAAACGGAAGCCCCAGAAAAAACGGCAATACGGCCCTTTTGCTGCATGAAGCGCTTGCGCCTCTGCTCGAGGCAGGTTGGGACGTGGAAAGTGTGCAGTTGGGCGGCAAGAAGATTCAGGGCTGTCGCGGCTGCGGCAAATGTGCAGAGCTGAAAAACGGACGCTGTGTTTTTGACAACGACATACTCAACGAACTGCTGCAAAAAATGCTGGCAGCAGACGCCATGATCCTGGGTACACCCTGCTATTTTACCGACATGTCTGCGGAACTGAAAGCGTTGGTGGACCGTGCAGGGTACGTGGCCTATGTGAACGGCGGACTCTTTCAGGGCAAGATCGGCGCAGCAGTGGTGGCTGCGGGGCGTGCCGGAGCAACCCACGCCTATGACAGCATCAACCACATGTTTTTGATGTCCAAGATGCTGGTCCCAGGTTCAACCTACTGGAACGTAGGCTTCGGCCATGCGGAGGGGGAAGCGGCAAAGGACGCCTTTGCTTTGGAAAACATGCGGCATCTGGGCCGGGCCATTGACTGGCTGGGCAAGGCCGTGATTCCGTATATGGCGGAATACCCTGCCGCGTAG
- a CDS encoding helix-turn-helix domain-containing protein, with product MNTPDICPPVQGNYRCHFELTLQLIGGKWKLLVIYFLSLQEVIRFSQLRRSLPEISERMLVRQLRELEEDGLVHRKVYGTVPPRVDYSLTPLGVSLVPIMESLKTWGSMYEKSRSQTEPDHGDAKSAGSEL from the coding sequence ATGAATACCCCCGATATTTGCCCGCCCGTGCAGGGCAATTACCGCTGCCACTTTGAACTGACCTTGCAGCTCATTGGCGGCAAGTGGAAGCTGCTGGTTATTTATTTTCTTTCATTGCAGGAAGTTATCCGTTTCAGCCAGTTGCGCCGATCCCTGCCGGAAATCAGCGAGCGCATGCTGGTGCGCCAGTTGCGCGAACTGGAAGAAGACGGCCTTGTGCACCGCAAGGTCTACGGCACTGTGCCGCCACGTGTGGATTATTCGCTCACGCCGCTGGGCGTCTCGCTTGTGCCCATCATGGAATCGCTGAAAACCTGGGGCAGCATGTATGAAAAAAGCCGCAGTCAGACTGAGCCTGACCACGGCGACGCCAAGAGCGCTGGCTCCGAGCTATAA
- a CDS encoding peptidylprolyl isomerase: MKSIRVFFRAVTLTLCLGGILALAGQAQAADPDPAVKLETSLGDIVVRLDARKAPISTANFVQYVKSGFYDGTVFHRVIKNFMIQGGGFTPDLKQKSARASIRNEADNGLKNKKYTIAMARTSEPHSASAQFFINTKDNDFLDFKSQTPQGWGYAVFGKVIKGQEVVDKIAAVQTGKKGYYDDVPMESVIIKKAVIVE, translated from the coding sequence ATGAAATCAATTCGTGTTTTTTTTCGTGCTGTTACGCTGACTCTTTGCCTCGGTGGCATACTCGCTCTGGCAGGGCAGGCGCAGGCTGCTGATCCTGATCCGGCTGTGAAGCTTGAAACCAGCCTTGGCGACATTGTGGTGCGCCTTGATGCCCGCAAAGCGCCCATCAGCACGGCCAACTTTGTGCAGTACGTCAAATCCGGTTTTTATGACGGCACGGTGTTTCACCGCGTTATCAAGAACTTCATGATCCAGGGCGGCGGTTTTACTCCCGACCTGAAGCAGAAGTCTGCCCGTGCCTCCATCCGCAACGAAGCGGACAACGGCCTCAAGAACAAAAAATACACCATTGCCATGGCCCGCACCAGCGAGCCGCATTCGGCGTCTGCGCAGTTCTTTATCAACACCAAGGATAACGACTTCCTCGACTTCAAGAGCCAGACGCCGCAGGGCTGGGGCTATGCCGTGTTTGGCAAGGTCATCAAGGGCCAGGAAGTGGTGGACAAAATCGCCGCCGTGCAGACCGGCAAAAAGGGCTACTACGACGATGTGCCTATGGAAAGCGTGATTATCAAGAAGGCCGTGATCGTCGAATAA